The following are encoded together in the Vigna angularis cultivar LongXiaoDou No.4 chromosome 9, ASM1680809v1, whole genome shotgun sequence genome:
- the LOC128194102 gene encoding disease resistance protein RUN1-like isoform X1 yields MEFASSSLSSSSSSSFLTSEPHFIHDVFINFGGEEIGRRFVSHLHSVLLQAQVKTFISQENLREGMKLEEQLREIGGTKITIIVFSKSYAETTRCLLELEKIIECHQTFGQIVVPVFYEINPWDVCHQMDDFGKALREAAHKSYSGEQLDHALSKWNRALTTAAVMTGWELRNFRHDAALVERIVIHVKTLLDYRDLFITEYPVGLESRVEVIKCIENQSSKVCMIGIWGMGGSGKTTIAKAIYNRIYREFIGKSFIENIRYEGGYVALQENLLSDVLKSKLKVKSVEMGIITMIQNGFSRKKLLIVLDDVNESAKLENLCGSREWFGQGTVIIVTTTDFHLLKQLRVNYVYKMHLLNENESLELFSWHAFREAKPRKEWSLLARNVVDYCGGLPLALQFLGSFLCDRTIEVWESVLLKLQRIPPGEILSVLKISFEDLRDTEKDIFLDVCCFFIGKDRDYVTEILNACGLHADIGITVLIERGLIKVERKNKLQMHCLLRDMGREIIHQECSKEPGKRSRLWLQDDVKDVLKENSGTEAIQGLYLKLHSSSRDCLEARAFKEMKRLRLLQLDHVQLSGDYGHISKQLRWICWRGFPYKYIPINFHLENVIAIDFKHSRLQLVWEQRVVLERLKFLNLSHSKYLIETPDFSGLPSLEQLILKDCPSLIKVHKSIGDLSNIVLINLKDCRSLRYIPRKVKRLRSLKTLILSGCSKLRLGKDIMQVESFSTIIAENRKLKQASF; encoded by the exons ATGGAGtttgcatcttcttctttatcatcatcatcatcttcatccttcttAACATCAGAACCCCATTTCATACACGATGTGTTCATCAACTTTGGTGGAGAAGAAATCGGTAGAAGATTTGTTTCTCATCTCCACTCTGTCCTTTTACAAGCTCAAGTCAAAACTTTTATTAGCCAGGAGAATCTGCGAGAAGGAATGAAGCTGGAAGAGCAGCTTCGAGAAATAGGAGGCACTAAGATTACAATAATTGTTTTCTCCAAATCTTACGCTGAAACTACCCGCTGTCTTCTTGAGCTTGAAAAAATCATTGAATGCCACCAAACTTTTGGCCAAATAGTTGTGCCCGTATTTTACGAGATTAACCCATGGGATGTATGTCATCAGATGGATGATTTTGGGAAAGCGTTGAGAGAAGCTGCACACAAAAGTTATTCAGGAGAACAACTGGACCATGCGTTGTCCAAGTGGAACCGTGCACTCACCACAGCTGCAGTTATGACTGGTTGGGAGCTCAGAAATTTCAG GCATGATGCTGCACTTGTAGAGCGAATTGTTATCCACGTTAAGACATTACTGGACTATAGAGACTTGTTTATTACCGAATATCCTGTTGGATTAGAGTCCCGCGTAGAAGTGATTAAATGTATTGAAAATCAATCCAGCAAAGTGTGTATGATAGGAATATGGGGAATGGGAGGATCAGGTAAAACAACCATAGCCAAAGCCATCTACAATCGAATTTATCGTGAATTCATTGGTAAGAGTTTTATTGAGAATATTCGTTATGAAGGAGGGTATGTTGCTTTGCAAGAAAATCTTCTTTCTGATGTCCTAAAATCCAAGTTGAAGGTGAAAAGCGTTGAGATGGGAATAATAACTATGATCCAGAATGGATTTTCTCGAAAAAAGTTGCTTATTGTGCTTGATGACGTGAATGAGTCTGCCAAATTAGAAAACCTATGCGGGAGTCGTGAATGGTTCGGTCAAGGAACTGTGATAATCGTTACTACTACAGATTTTCACTTGCTGAAACAACTCAGagttaattatgtttataaaatgCATCTTTTGAACGAAAATGAGTCACTCGAGCTTTTTAGTTGGCATGCCTTTAGAGAAGCAAAACCAAGAAAAGAATGGAGTTTACTCGCAAGAAACGTCGTTGATTATTGTGGAGGACTACCACTAGCTCTTCAGTTCCTTGGTTCCTTTTTATGTGATAGGACAATAGAAGTGTGGGAAAGTGTATTGCTGAAACTACAAAGAATTCCCCCGGGTGAAATTCTGAGcgtattaaaaataagttttgaagATTTACGTGATACGGAAAAGGATATATTTCTGGATGTATGTTGTTTCTTTATTGGCAAAGACAGAGACTATGTCACAGAGATATTAAATGCATGTGGACTACATGCTGATATTGGAATAACGGTTTTGATTGAGCGGGGCCTCATAAAAGTTGAAAGGAAAAACAAGCTTCAAATGCACTGTTTGTTACGAGACATGGGAAGAGAAATTATTCATCAAGAATGCTCAAAGGAACCGGGAAAAAGAAGTCGATTGTGGTTGCAGGATGACGTAAAAGATGTACTGAAAGAGAATTCT GGGACAGAAGCTATCCAGGGATTGTACCTGAAACTGCATTCCAGCAGTAGAGATTGCTTGGAAGCTCGTGCTTTCAAGGAAATGAAGAGACTAAGACTGCTACAACTTGATCATGTACAACTTAGTGGAGATTATGGGCACATTTCTAAACAACTGAGATGGATTTGTTGGCGAGGGTTTCCTTACAAATACATTCCAATCAACTTTCATTTGGAAAATGTAATTGCAATTGATTTCAAGCATAGTCGTCTCCAACTAGTCTGGGAACAACGCGTG GTTTTAGAGCGGTTAAAATTCCTTAATCTTAGTCACTCCAAATACCTGATAGAAACACCTGACTTTTCAGGACTACCAAGTCTTGAACAGCTGATTCTAAAAGATTGTCCAAGTTTGATCAAGGTACACAAATCCATTGGTGATCTCTCCAATATAGTATTGATAAATTTGAAGGATTGCAGAAGTCTAAGGTATATCCCAAGAAAGGTAAAGAGGTTGAGATCTTTAAAAACTCTCATCCTATCTGGTTGTTCTAAGCTTAGGCTTGGAAAAGATATAATGCAGGTGGAATCCTTTTCAACTATAATTGCTGAGAATAGAAAACTGAAACAAGCATCCTTTTAA
- the LOC128194102 gene encoding disease resistance protein RUN1-like isoform X2, with amino-acid sequence MEFASSSLSSSSSSSFLTSEPHFIHDVFINFGGEEIGRRFVSHLHSVLLQAQVKTFISQENLREGMKLEEQLREIGGTKITIIVFSKSYAETTRCLLELEKIIECHQTFGQIVVPVFYEINPWDVCHQMDDFGKALREAAHKSYSGEQLDHALSKWNRALTTAAVMTGWELRNFRHDAALVERIVIHVKTLLDYRDLFITEYPVGLESRVEVIKCIENQSSKVCMIGIWGMGGSGKTTIAKAIYNRIYREFIGKSFIENIRYEGGYVALQENLLSDVLKSKLKVKSVEMGIITMIQNGFSRKKLLIVLDDVNESAKLENLCGSREWFGQGTVIIVTTTDFHLLKQLRVNYVYKMHLLNENESLELFSWHAFREAKPRKEWSLLARNVVDYCGGLPLALQFLGSFLCDRTIEVWESVLLKLQRIPPGEILSVLKISFEDLRDTEKDIFLDVCCFFIGKDRDYVTEILNACGLHADIGITVLIERGLIKVERKNKLQMHCLLRDMGREIIHQECSKEPGKRSRLWLQDDVKDVLKENSGTEAIQGLYLKLHSSSRDCLEARAFKEMKRLRLLQLDHVQLSGDYGHISKQLRWICWRGFPYKYIPINFHLENVIAIDFKHSRLQLVWEQRVDYQVLNS; translated from the exons ATGGAGtttgcatcttcttctttatcatcatcatcatcttcatccttcttAACATCAGAACCCCATTTCATACACGATGTGTTCATCAACTTTGGTGGAGAAGAAATCGGTAGAAGATTTGTTTCTCATCTCCACTCTGTCCTTTTACAAGCTCAAGTCAAAACTTTTATTAGCCAGGAGAATCTGCGAGAAGGAATGAAGCTGGAAGAGCAGCTTCGAGAAATAGGAGGCACTAAGATTACAATAATTGTTTTCTCCAAATCTTACGCTGAAACTACCCGCTGTCTTCTTGAGCTTGAAAAAATCATTGAATGCCACCAAACTTTTGGCCAAATAGTTGTGCCCGTATTTTACGAGATTAACCCATGGGATGTATGTCATCAGATGGATGATTTTGGGAAAGCGTTGAGAGAAGCTGCACACAAAAGTTATTCAGGAGAACAACTGGACCATGCGTTGTCCAAGTGGAACCGTGCACTCACCACAGCTGCAGTTATGACTGGTTGGGAGCTCAGAAATTTCAG GCATGATGCTGCACTTGTAGAGCGAATTGTTATCCACGTTAAGACATTACTGGACTATAGAGACTTGTTTATTACCGAATATCCTGTTGGATTAGAGTCCCGCGTAGAAGTGATTAAATGTATTGAAAATCAATCCAGCAAAGTGTGTATGATAGGAATATGGGGAATGGGAGGATCAGGTAAAACAACCATAGCCAAAGCCATCTACAATCGAATTTATCGTGAATTCATTGGTAAGAGTTTTATTGAGAATATTCGTTATGAAGGAGGGTATGTTGCTTTGCAAGAAAATCTTCTTTCTGATGTCCTAAAATCCAAGTTGAAGGTGAAAAGCGTTGAGATGGGAATAATAACTATGATCCAGAATGGATTTTCTCGAAAAAAGTTGCTTATTGTGCTTGATGACGTGAATGAGTCTGCCAAATTAGAAAACCTATGCGGGAGTCGTGAATGGTTCGGTCAAGGAACTGTGATAATCGTTACTACTACAGATTTTCACTTGCTGAAACAACTCAGagttaattatgtttataaaatgCATCTTTTGAACGAAAATGAGTCACTCGAGCTTTTTAGTTGGCATGCCTTTAGAGAAGCAAAACCAAGAAAAGAATGGAGTTTACTCGCAAGAAACGTCGTTGATTATTGTGGAGGACTACCACTAGCTCTTCAGTTCCTTGGTTCCTTTTTATGTGATAGGACAATAGAAGTGTGGGAAAGTGTATTGCTGAAACTACAAAGAATTCCCCCGGGTGAAATTCTGAGcgtattaaaaataagttttgaagATTTACGTGATACGGAAAAGGATATATTTCTGGATGTATGTTGTTTCTTTATTGGCAAAGACAGAGACTATGTCACAGAGATATTAAATGCATGTGGACTACATGCTGATATTGGAATAACGGTTTTGATTGAGCGGGGCCTCATAAAAGTTGAAAGGAAAAACAAGCTTCAAATGCACTGTTTGTTACGAGACATGGGAAGAGAAATTATTCATCAAGAATGCTCAAAGGAACCGGGAAAAAGAAGTCGATTGTGGTTGCAGGATGACGTAAAAGATGTACTGAAAGAGAATTCT GGGACAGAAGCTATCCAGGGATTGTACCTGAAACTGCATTCCAGCAGTAGAGATTGCTTGGAAGCTCGTGCTTTCAAGGAAATGAAGAGACTAAGACTGCTACAACTTGATCATGTACAACTTAGTGGAGATTATGGGCACATTTCTAAACAACTGAGATGGATTTGTTGGCGAGGGTTTCCTTACAAATACATTCCAATCAACTTTCATTTGGAAAATGTAATTGCAATTGATTTCAAGCATAGTCGTCTCCAACTAGTCTGGGAACAACGCGTG GACTACCAAGTCTTGAACAGCTGA
- the LOC128193961 gene encoding uncharacterized protein LOC128193961, with amino-acid sequence MNLAGLSNNVVKFNGLNYADWSEQIQFQLGVLDLDMAIMMDEMPAAITETSTSDEKSLYEAWHRSNRLSLNLMLDGPCELSGRYIKPSMPKTENAKEFMKMIKEYSQSDITDKSIVGTLMSELTTKKFDWSQPIHEHVTGMANIAARLKSMGMEVNESFLVQFIMNSLPPEFGQFQVNYNTIKDK; translated from the exons ATGAATTTAGCAGGTTTGAGCAACAATGTCGTCAAGTTTAATGGGCTCAATTATGCCGATTGGTCAGAACAAATCCAGTTCCAACTGGGTGTTCTAGACTTGGATATGGCTATTATGATGGATGAAATGCCCGCAGCCATTACAGAGACCAGTACAAGTGATGAAAAGTCTCTTTATGAGGCTTGGCATAGGTCTAACAGGTTGTCATTAAACTTGATGC tcgatggtccctgtgagttgtcGGGACGTTACATAAAGCCTTCCATGCCCAAAACGGAAAACGCAAAGGAATTCATGAAAATGATCAAGGAGTATTCACAATCAGACATAACTGACAAGTCTATTGTGGGAACTCTTATGAGTGAGTTGACTACCAAAAAGTTTGACTGGTCACAGCCCATACATGAACATGTAACTGGAATGGCTAATATAGCAGCAAGATTGAAGTCAATGGGAATGGAGGTGAATGAGTCTTTTCTAGTACagttcatcatgaactctcttCCTCCTGAATTTGGCCAGTTCCAAGTGAATTATAACACTATTAAGGATAAGTGA
- the LOC108346218 gene encoding disease resistance protein RUN1: MEFASSSLSSSSSSFLTSEPHFIHDVFINFGGEEIGRRFVSHLQSVLLQAQVKTLISVENLQEGMKLEEQLRAIGGTKITIIVFSKSYAETTRCLLELEKIIECHETFGQIVLPVFYEIGPSDVRYQMYDFGKTLEETAHRSYSGEQRKYALSKWNRALTTAAVMTGWDVRNFRHDAELVDVIVNRVKTLLDYKDLFITEYPVGLESRVEDVIKCIENQSTKVCMIGIWGIGGSGKTTIAKAIYNRIYREFIGKSFIENISSEGYLAMQENLLSDVLKSKLEVKSVGMGRTMIENRFSRKKLLIVLDDVNHIGQLENLCGSREWFGQGTVIIITTRDFHLLNQLRVNYVYEMDLLNGNESLELFSWHVFRDAIPKKEWNELARNVVVYCGGLPLALQFLGSCLCDRTIEVWEILLLKLQRIPPDELLSVLKISFEDLRDTEKDIFLDVCCFFIGKEREYVTEILNGCGLHADIGITVLIERGLIKVERNNKFQMHPLLQEMAREIIRQECPEKPGKRSRLWFPDDVEDVLKENTGTEAILSLKLDSSIRDCFEAHAFKEMQRLRLLQLDDVQLSGDCGHISKELRWICWRGFPYKCIPKNFHLENVIAIDFKYSLLIHLVWQRRVVLERLKFLNLSHSKYLIETPDFSGLPSLEQLILEDCPSLRKVHQSIGDLSNILVINLKDCTSLRYLPREIYKLRSLKTLILSGCSKLRPLEKI; this comes from the exons ATGGAGtttgcatcttcttctttatcatcGTCATCTTCATCCTTCTTAACATCAGAACCCCATTTCATACACGATGTGTTCATCAACTTTGGTGGAGAAGAAATCGGTAGAAGATTTGTTTCTCATCTCCAATCTGTCCTTTTACAAGCTCAAGTCAAAACTTTGATTAGCGTGGAGAATCTGCAAGAAGGAATGAAGCTGGAAGAGCAGCTTCGAGCAATAGGAGGCACTAAGATTACAATAATTGTTTTCTCCAAATCTTACGCTGAAACTACCCGCTGTCTTCTTGAGCTTGAAAAAATCATTGAATGCCACGAAACATTTGGCCAAATAGTTCTGCCCGTATTTTACGAGATTGGCCCATCGGATGTACGATATCAGATGTATGATTTTGGAAAAACGTTGGAAGAAACTGCACACAGAAGCTATTCAGGAGAACAACGAAAATATGCGTTGTCCAAGTGGAACCGTGCACTCACCACAGCTGCAGTTATGACTGGTTGGGATGTCAGAAATTTCAG GCATGATGCTGAACTTGTAGACGTAATTGTTAACCGAGTTAAGACATTACTGGACTATAAAGACTTGTTTATTACCGAATATCCTGTTGGATTAGAGTCCCGCGTGGAAGACGTGATTAAATGTATTGAAAATCAATCCACCAAAGTGTGTATGATAGGAATATGGGGAATTGGAGGTTCAGGTAAAACAACCATAGCCAAAGCCATCTACAATCGAATTTATCGTGAATTCATTGGTAAGAGTTTCATTGAGAATATTAGTTCTGAAGGGTATTTAGCTATGCAAGAAAATCTTCTTTCTGACGTCCTAAAATCCAAGTTGGAGGTGAAAAGCGTTGGGATGGGAAGAACTATGATCGAGAATAGATTTTCTCGAAAAAAGTTGCTCATTGTGCTTGATGACGTGAATCACATTGGCCAATTAGAAAACCTATGCGGGAGTCGTGAATGGTTCGGTCAAGGAACTGTGATAATCATTACTACTAGAGATTTTCACTTGCTGAACCAACTCAGAGTTAATTATGTATATGAAATGGATCTTTTGAACGGAAATGAGTCACTTGAGCTTTTTAGTTGGCATGTCTTTAGAGATGCAATACCAAAAAAAGAATGGAATGAACTCGCAAGAAACGTCGTTGTTTATTGTGGAGGACTACCGCTAGCTCTTCAGTTCCTTGGTTCCTGTTTATGTGATAGGACAATAGAAGTGTGGGAAATTTTACTGTTGAAACTACAAAGAATTCCCCCGGATGAACTTCTGAGCGTATTAAAAATAAGCTTTGAAGATTTACGTGATACGGAAAAGGATATATTTCTGGATGTATGTTGTTTCTTTATTGGCAAAGAAAGAGAGTATGTGACAGAGATATTAAATGGCTGTGGACTACATGCTGATATTGGAATAACAGTTCTCATAGAGCGTGGCCTCATAAAAGTTGAAAGgaacaacaaatttcaaatgCATCCTTTGTTACAAGAGATGGCAAGAGAAATTATTCGTCAAGAATGCCCAGAGAAACCGGGGAAAAGGAGTCGATTGTGGTTTCCGGATGACGTAGAAGATGTACTGAAAGAGAATACT GGGACAGAAGCTATATTGTCCCTGAAACTTGATTCCAGCATTAGAGATTGCTTTGAAGCTCATGCTTTCAAGGAAATGCAGAGACTAAGACTGCTACAACTTGATGATGTACAACTTAGTGGAGATTGTGGGCACATTTCTAAAGAACTGAGATGGATTTGTTGGCGAGGGTTTCCATATAAATGCATTCCAAAGAACTTTCATTTGGAAAATGTAATTGCAATTGATTTCAAGTATAGTCTTCTTATTCATCTCGTCTGGCAACGACGCGTG GTTTTAGAGCGGTTAAAATTCCTTAATCTTAGTCACTCCAAATACCTGATAGAAACTCCAGACTTTTCCGGCCTACCAAGTCTTGAACAGCTCATTCTAGAAGATTGTCCAAGTTTGCGCAAGGTACACCAATCCATTGGTGATCTCTCCAATATACTAGTAATAAATTTGAAGGATTGCACAAGTCTAAGATATCTCCCAAGAGAGATATATAAGTTGAGATCTTTAAAAACTCTCATCCTATCTGGTTGTTCGAAGCTTAGGCCATTGGAAAAGATATAA